The window ACCAAGTTCTTCTATGACATTAAGCAGCTGTATATATTTTGACTGGCCAGGTACAGAAGAAACAGTCTGTTGTAGGGCTCTTGGATTTGGTACACTTAGTAATGGCTCTGTAACCTTTGTTGGTACTTCTACATTTCCTCGTTCCTCTTCCATCttctaattcttttcttttttttaaataaatatcctaATAAATAATGTAGGAAGAAAATCTAAATTATAAAGAACTAAAGTTTTATTATTCAATGAATATATCAATTACATGCCATAAAAGTACTGACGAATACTTTTCTTATCAGAACA of the Osmia lignaria lignaria isolate PbOS001 chromosome 7, iyOsmLign1, whole genome shotgun sequence genome contains:
- the LOC143305483 gene encoding cyclin-dependent kinase 2-associated protein 1; protein product: MEEERGNVEVPTKVTEPLLSVPNPRALQQTVSSVPGQSKYIQLLNVIEELGHEVRPTYAGSRTSAEKIKRGIVHARILVRECLVETEKSARQ